The following nucleotide sequence is from Deltaproteobacteria bacterium.
GGCTCGCCGGCGTGGTGCGCCTGGTAGCGCGCCTTGCCCTCGATGGCCGCGTCCGCGATCTTGGCGCAGAAGAGCCGGATGGAGCGGATGGCGTCGTCGTTGCCGGGGATGACGTAGTCGATGCCCTCGGGATCGCAGTTCGTGTCGACCAACGCGACGATGGGAATGCCGAGGCGCGTCGCCTCGTGGATGGCGATGTGCTCCTTCTTCGGGTCGATCACGAAGAGACAACCCGGAAGCCGCGTCATCTCCTGGATGCCGCCCAGGTTCTTCTTCAGCTTCTCCATCTCGTTCTGGAGCAAGGCGACTTCCTTCTTGGGCAGCTTCTCGAAGGTGCCGTCGGCGGCCATCTTCTCCAGCGTCTTGAGCCGGTCGATGCCGCTCTTGATGGTACCACGTAGAACTGGCCGGACCGCGTCGCTTCCTCGACCACGGCATCCTGCGCCTGCTTCTTGGTGCCGACGAAGAGGACGGAGCCGCCGCGGGAGCAGACGTCGCTGACGAACTTGAACGCCTCGCGGGCCAGCTTCACCGTCTTCTGCAGATCGACGATGTAGATACCGTTGCGGGCGCCGAAGATGTACGGCTTCATCTTCGGATTCCAGCGCTTGGTCTGGTGCCCGAAGTGGACGCCGGCCTCGAGCAGCTGACGCATGGTGATGCCCTGCGCGGGCTGCATCGCCTGCTGCATGCCGGTGGCGTCGGCGCCGACCGGAATGGGCGCTGTGGGTGTGGGTGTGCTCGGCTCTATTGTCTCTGTCATCATCGTTTCTTCCTCCACCCCCGTCGCGCCAAAGCGGGCCCTTGCGGGAACCCCGCCCTGATCGGGAGGTGTGCGTATTTGTGGTGCGGAACAGCTGGACCCATCCGAAAAGATCCCCGGAAGGGAGCGGCGATCTAACAGGATCAGGGCCCACCACGTAGCGCGATTCTTCCGAGGCGAGAAAGACGTAGGAGGGTGCCAGCTCCGCGGGCTGCGCCGGCCGCTCCATCGGATATCCCTTGCCGAATTGCTCGTTCTTCTCCTTCTTGAACGAAGAGACCACGAGGGGCGTCCACACCGGCCCGGGTGCGACGCAGTTCACGCGGATTCCGCGCTCGATCAGTCCCTTTGCGAGGCCCTTGGTGAAGGCGACGATCGCTCCCTTGGTCGCCGCGTAGTCGAGGATGGCGGGGCTCGGATGGTACGCCTGGACGGATGCCGTGTTGATGATGACCGCGCCCGGCTTCATCCAACGCAGCGCGTGGCGGACCAGGTGGAACATCGCCTCGATGTTCACCGCGAAAGTCCGCCGGATCCGCTCCGCGTCGATGTCCTCGAACTTCTCGATCTGCTTGCCCTGGAACGCGGCGTTGTTGACGAGAATGTCGATGCGCCCGAATTCGCGGGCGGCGGCCTCGACCACGCGGGCGCACTGCGGCTCTTCGGCGAGGTCGCCCGCGACCAGGACTACGCGCCGGCCCGAGGCCTCGACCACGCGCTGGGTCTCGCGCGCGTCCTCGTGCTCGTTCCAGTACGCGATCACGATGTCCGCCCCTTCGCGCGCGAACGCGAGTGCGACGGCGCGACCGATCCCGCTGTCGCCGCCGGTGATCAGCGCCACCTTGTCCTTCAGGCGGCCGAATCCCTTGTACGAGCTCTCGCCGTAATCGGGGCGCGGCTCCATCGCCTGCTCGCTGCCGGGCGGCTGTTGCTCCTGGGGTGGAAAGGGCGGAGTCGGTCCCTTCTGCTTGGGGTTTGCCATGCGCGGAAGCTGCGCATGACGGTGAACGGCGGCATCGCTCGCGGGCGCGGGGCCGGCGTGGCCGATTCGGAGAGCTGGCCGTCGATTTCGGGGGAGTTCCAATGGCCCGAAAGCAGAGCCACCTGCTGGCCCTTGCTCTCGCCGCGATGTCGGCGGCGGGTTGTTCCTTCGTCTTCGTCAGGCCGACGCCGACGGTCTCGACCGGGTCGGGCGCGGTCGTCTGTGGCACGATGGTCGCCCCCGACCTCGACGTGTTCGCGACGCTGGGCCTGGCCCTCGGCGGCGGTATGGTGAACGGGGTTCGCCACGCCTTTTGCGAGACATCCGAGAACACCCGGCCATGCGGGAGCAATGTCCCCGCGTACATCCCCGCCATGATCGCTGCGGCTTCTTCGCTCTATGGCTTCTGGGCGGTGAGCTACTGCGAACGCGAGCTCGAGAAGCTTTCGAAGGACGCCGCCCAACCATTCCCGGCGAAAGCGGGGCCGTGAACTTGACCGTCGAGGGAAGCCGCGGATGCTGGAGGCATCTATGTCCGAAGACGGGAATCCGCGTTCGCTGGAAGGTCGCGTTGCGGCACTCGAATGGGAAGTCCGGCAGCTCCGGGGCGAGCTGATCCGGACGCAGGGCGCGGGCAGTCGTCCGTCCGGCGCGCCGCCGCCACTCGCCGCCGCCGCGGTCGAGGCCCGCTTCGATACGTCCGCTCCTGCACGCTCGACGGCGTCGTCGTCGCGACCAGCGGTCGAGGCACGTTCTGCATCGCGGGCATCGCCGCTCGACCTCGAGACGCTGGTCGGTCGCTACGGCATGCTCGGGCTCGCAACGCTGCTGGCGCTCGCCGCGATCGGGACGTTCGTGAGCTGGGCCGTCGCCCGCGGGCTGCTCGGGCCGACGACGCGCGTGGCGGTGGGCCTCGTCGCTGCCGCAGCGATCGCCGCCGCTGGCCTGAAGCTGCGTTCGCGCTCGCGCTCGTTCGGCGATAGCCTCCTCGCGCTGGCGCTCGCCGCTGTCCACGTCTGCGCCTGGGCGGCGGGGCCGTCGCTGGGACTCGTCCCGGCGCCGCTGGCCCTCGCGTTCTCCGCTCTGTCGTCCGTCGCGCTCGGCGCATTCGCACTCCTCGAAGCAGACGAGCCGCTCTGGTGCGTCGGGTTTGGCGGCGCGTGCGTCGCGCCGTTCGTCACCAGCACGGGCCAGGGGACGGCGCCCATGCTCGCGGCGTACGCCACCGCGGTTCTGGTGGCCGGCGGGTCGGGATTGGCATCGCGGCGCTGGTTCGTGGCCGGCCGCATCTTCGCCGCTGGAACGACGCTGTTCGTCGTCGCGCTTCTCGCAATGCCGGCGGCGCAGAACGCGCCGCTATTCGCCGTCGGGCTGCCTCTGGTGGTCGCCGGCTTCGCGGTTCTCCCATTCGCGCGCGGCGAAGTGCTGCGTCCGCGCTTGCGGACCATGGGGCTTCTCGCGGCGGTCGCATCGGTTCGTCTCGCCATTGCACCGCTGCAATGGATGGGAGCCTCCGGAGCGGCCATTGCCGTTGGGATCGCCGGGTGCGCCTGGCTTGTCCTCCTCGAGCTCTCCGACGGAGAACCTGCGGGCAGGCTGCTCGACGGTCTGGGCGAGTCCGAGGAAGGCCCGGCAGCGTGGATCGACGGCGCGGTCCTTCCGGGACTGTTCCTCGCCGCTCTGGGCATCGTTCTCGGTCGAGATGCGGCGCCTGCCTTCGGCGTCGCGGCAATCGTTCTGCTTGCGTCCGCCGCGCGGCGGTCGGAGGCGGTGCGCGATGCGCTCGCGGCGAGCACCTGGGCCGCGGCGATGACTGCGACGTGGCTGACCACCGGAACAGTCCCGACGCTCGCCGTATCGTCGCTGGCCTGGGCGTCGATCGTCCTCGTCTGGCTCGGACTTCTCTGGGTGCCGAGCGCGACCTGGATGTGGACCTCGCGTCTCTCGCTGACCGCCGTCGGCCTCTGGGCGCTGGCGCTCTTCGCGGTGCGGCCGCAGTACGAGCTCATTCCGCTGGCGTCCGTCGAGTCGGCCTCCGCCTTCGCGGTCGCGCTGGCCTGGGCCGCTGCGGCCCATGCGGCGCGGAAGGACGACGACGAATTTTCGCGATTCAGCGCGCGCGCAGGTCTCGGGGCGTTTCTCTTCCTCTGGGGCCATCACGAGCTGGTCCACGCCATCTCGCCGAACGCGTCGTCCTTGCTCCTGATCGGCTACTATGCCGTCACCAGCGTCGGGTTCGTCGGCTGGGGACGGGCGCGGCATTCGGCGCGTCTCCGGCGCATCGGCCTGGGCCTCGGCCTGATCGCCGCCTTCCTCGCTTTGCGGGGCGCGTGGCAATTGCCCTCCGCCGGCACGCGGATCGCGGCGTATCTGCTGGTCAGCGTCTTCCTGCTCGGGATCGCCTGGTGGTACCGGCAGCCTGACGAAGAGGCCATGCCTCAGACCGTTCACTGACTCGATTCGGGGTGTTCGGCGCGCCACGCCCTCAGGTCGCGGCGCACGAGCTTTCCCTGCTCATCGAGCACCTGTCGCCACGCCGTGCGGTGCGGCCGCATCGCTGCGGCGACTGCTTCGGCGACGAGCAGATTGCGGTACCACTTCGCGTTCGCCGGGACGACGATCCACGGCGCGTCCTTCGACGCGCATTTACCGATCGCGTCCTCGTAAGCCTCGGTGTAGTCGTCCCAGCGTTCGCGGTCCTTCCAGTCCTCGACGCTCAACTTCCAGGCGTCGTTCGGGTCCTTCTCGCGCTCGAGCAGCCGCTCCCTCTGCTCCTCCTTCGTGATGTGGAGGAAGAACTTGAGGACGATGCACCCGTCCTTCGCGAGAGTGCGCTCGAGCCCGTTGATCAAGTCGTACCGCTCCTTCCAGATTGCCGGCGCGACGAGCTTCTTCACTCGCGCGACCAGCACGTCTTCGTAGTGCGAGCGGTTGAAGATCCCGACCTCGCCCGCGCGGGGTGCGCGCTTGTGCACGCGCCAGAGGAAGTCGTGCTGCCCCTCCTCGGTCGTCGGCACGCCGAAGCTCGTCACCATGATCCCGCGCATCGCGCCCCTGCAGCACCATCAGGACCGAATGCGTGCGGGAGCCCCACATCAGGTCTTGTAGCTCGAACAGCTCGCTGCTCAGCTTGTCGAACCGATCCCGCGCCTCCCCCTTCTTCATCGAGTCGGGAGGATCGGTGGGAATGTCGTCCAGCTTGAGCTTCGCCGGCGCGTCGAACCTCTGGAGCTTCATCGCCTACTCGGCGGGTGCGCCGCCTTCCTCGAGCGGAAGGTGGCACTTCTTGTACTTCTTCCCCGACCCGCACGGGCAAGGATCGTTGCGGCCGACGCGCGGCCCGGCGCGAACGATGGGCGCCGTCTGGTTCTGCACCGCCGTGCCGCCCTGGCCACCCGACGCCGTCGGCGACTCGCCGTGGGTCTCGATCGTTTGCTGTTGCCGGCGCTGCGGCAGCGGCGGCAGCGAGGCAGAAGTGCGGCCCTGCGCCGGCTGCGGAGTGGCCGCTTGCTGCTGCACCGGCTCGACGCGCATCACCATCGCGATGGTGCTCGCGGCGATGCGGCCCTTCATGATCTGGAAGAGCTCGAAACCTTCCTTCTTGTATTCGATCTTCGGGTCCTTCTGTCCGTACCCGCGCAGGTGGATGCCCTGGCGCAGATGGTCCATCTGCAACAGGTGGTCCTTCCAGAGCTGGTCGATGGTGTTCAGGTAGAGCCATTGCGTGTACAGGCGGAAGTCGTCGCCGAGCGCCTCGAACTTCGTCTTCAGTTTCTTTTCGACGACGTTGAAGATGTCGAGCTGGAGCTTCTCCTTGTCAGGAGCGGCGCCCTCGAACCCCATGTCGACGTTGAACTGCTCGCGCGCGCGGACCTGGAGGGCCTTGGTGTCGAACTCGTCGCTCTTTCCGCGCGGGACCGCCTCGTCGACGATCTCGATGATCAGGTCTTCGAGGAGATCGTAGAGGTGCTCCTCCTGGTCCTTCCAGCCCACCACCCTCTCGTGGCGGGTCTTCTTCTTGGTCTTCGGGTCCTCGGTGAACCAGACGAGCGGAACGCCGGCGGCGGCAGCGAGCACTTCCTTGCGCATGCCGTAGATCGTCTTGCGCTGCTGGTTCATCACGTCGTCGTACTCGAGCAGGTTCTTGCGGATGTCGAAGTTCTGCCCCTCGACGCGCGTCTGCGCGCCCTCGATGGCCTTGGTCAGCCAGGGGTGCTCGATGGGCTCGTTCTCCTGGACCCCGAACGTATCCATCAGCTTGGCGATGCGGTCGCTGGCGAAGATGCGCATCAGGTCGTCTTCCAGCGAGAGATAGAACTTGGAGGACCCGGGATCCCCCTGCCGGCCGGAACGCCCGCGGAGCTGGTTGTCGATGCGGCGCGATTCGTGCCGCTCGGTGCCGAGGATGTGCAGGCCGCCGAGCGACACCACCTCGTCGTGCTCCTTCGTGCACTGGTCCCTGTACTTGGCGACGGCGCCGTCGTGGCGCTCCTTCCAGGCGGCGTACTCGGCGCGGTAGACCTGCTCCACTTCCGCGGCGGTCACCGGCGCGAATTTCCCGTCGCCTTCCGCCTTGGCCTTCTCGACGCGGGCCTGGACCAGCCGCCCCTCGATCTCCAGCGGATTCGGCTCCGCGCCGACCTCGCGCTTGGCGAGAAACTCCGGGTTGCCGCCGAGAAGGATGTCGGTGCCGCGGCCGGCCATGTTGGTGGAGATGGTGATTCGACCCTTGCGTCCGGCCTGGGCGACGATCTCCGCTTCCCGCTCGTGCTGCTTCGCGTTCAGCACGTCGTGCGAAACTCCGCGCTTCTTCAAAAGGCCGGAGAGCACCTCGCTCTTGGCGATGCTGACCGTGCCGACCAGCACTGGCTGCCCCTTCTTCCAGCGCTCCTCGACGTCGTCGCACACCGCCTTGAACTTCTCGCGCTCGGTCTTGTAGACGGTGTCCTGAAGATCCTTGCGGATGTTGACGCGGTTGGTGGGGATGACCAGCACTTCCAGCTTGTAGATCTGCGCGAACTCGGAGGCCTCGGTATCGGCCGTCCCCGTCATTCCCGCGAGCTTGGTGTAGAGGCGGAAGTAGTTCTGGAACGAGACCGTGGCGAGCGTCTGGTTCTCGTTCTCGATCTTGACGTTCTCCTTGGCCTCCACTGCCTGGTGCAGGCCGTCGCTCCAGCGCCGCCCCGGCATCAGGCGCCCGGTGAAGTCGTCGACGATGATCACTTCGCCGTCCTTCACCACGTACTCGTGGTCCTTGCGGTACAGCGTGTGCGCCCGCAGGGCCTGCTCGACGTGGTGCAGCGTCTCGATCTGTTCGGGGTCGTAGAGATTGGGGACGCCGAGCTTCCCCTCGACCTTCTCCACGCCCTCGTCGGTGAGCACCACCGAGCGCGCTTTCTCGTCGACGGTGAAGTCGCGATCGCGGACCAGGCCGGGGATCACCTTGTTGATCTTGTAGTACTTGTCGGTCGATTCCTCGGAGGGCCCGCTGATGATCAGCGGCGTGCGTGCCTCGTCGATGAGGATGGAGTCGACCTCGTCGACGATGGCGTAGTGCAGCTCGCGCTGGACGTAGTCGGCGAGGCGGAACTTCATGTTGTCGCGCAGGTAGTCGAAACCGAACTCGTTGTTCTGTCCGTAGGTGATGTCCGCGCCGTACTCCTTCTGCCGCTGCCGGTCGGTCAGGCCGTGCACCACGCACCCCACGCTCAGGCCCAGGTGCCGGTACAGGCGGCCCATCCACTCGGCGTCGCGCTTCGCCAGGTAGTCGTTGACGGTGACCACGTGCACGCCCTTGCCTTCGAGGGCGTTCAGCACGCAAGGCAACGTCGCGACCAGCGTCTTGCCCTCACCGGTCTTCATCTCCGCGATCATTCCGCGGTGCAGACCGACGCCGCCGATGAGCTGCACGTCGAAGTGACGCATCCCCAGCGCCCGCACGCTGGCCTCGCGGGTCAGCGTGAAGCAGTCGGGAAGGATGCGGTCGAGCGCCGCGGACTTCTGCAACTCCGGCGTGTCGGCCACCTCCTTGCGCCAGGCGCGCACCTGCTCGCGCATTTGCTCGTCCGAAAGCGACTTCGCCCAGCTCTCGCGCTCGTTCATGCGCGCGACGAGCGGCTGCATGCGCTTCAGCTCGCGCTGGTTCTTGGTGCCGACGATCTTGCGAAGAACGTAGTTGAACATGGTCTGCCCTGCGGAAAAGGGGGTGCGCGCAAAGCGCGCAAAGCGAACCCGGAGAAGCGGCGTGGCTCAGGCGGCGGGCGGGGCCTGGCTGGGCGCGGGGCCGGAGGGCGAGCGGAAGATCGACGGTGCGCGGACGGTATCTGCCCGCTGGACGCCGCGCTCGACGCACAGCCCCTTTGCGGCGGGGTTGTGCGCCACGCGGCCGCCATAGCTTTCGACGTGCTGGGCTACCGAGTCGGCGGAGACCGCCGCGGCGGCCGCGAAGGACGAGATCGGCAGCGCACCGGCGGGAGCGAGCCCCACCAGCACTGCCGCGCACGCCGCCGCCACTCTGCCGCGCATTCGAGGAAGCCTAAGGTTCCCCGCGCGCTTGTCAACCTTCAGCGAAGGGGATCACTCTTCAAGAATGAACTTGCGCGGGTTGTCCGCGACGCCGTTCACCCGGACCTCGTAGTGGACGTGCGGCCCGGTGCTGCGGCCAGTGTTCCCGACCGCCGCCACGAACTGTCCCCGCTTCACCTTCTCGCCCAACTTCACGTTGATGCTCTGGAGGTGGCCGTAGCGCGTCTTCAGCCCATAGCCATGGTCGAGTACGAGGACGTGCCCGTAGCCGCCTTCCTGGCCGGCGAAGACCACGGTCCCGTCGGCAGGAGCGCGCACCGGCGTCCCCATGCCGGTTGCGATGTCGATTCCTTCGTGCATCACGCGCTCGCCGGTGTACGGGTCGAGGCGGACGGAGAAGTCGGAGGTCACCCAGCCGCGGACGGGCCAGATCGACGGCGCCGATGCGAGCAAAGCCTGCTGGTCCTCGAAATAGCTCTTGAGCGCGCGCGCTTCCTGTTCCTGCGCCTTGACCTTCTTGTCCAGGCTGTCGAGCTGCTTGAGCAGGTCGGAGTCGTCGCCGGTTCCCGGCCTGGCGTCGCCGTCAGCGATCATCCGGCCCTCGCCGCCAGCCGCAGGCGGCCTGCCGGTTCCGACGGCGCCGATTCCGGCCTGTGCAGGCTCCGTGGCGATCCCGCCGCCAACGAACTCCGGCGCCATCTGCCCCATGTCCGGCTGCGCCATGGACAGCTTGCGGTCGGGGTCGTTGAGCGAAGTGATGTGGCGGAGGTTCGCATTGAGGCGCTTGACGCGGTCCAACTCGTCGTTGATGTGGGAAAACTTCTGCTCCGCCTCGCGCCAGCGGTTCTGCAACTCGAGATTCTCGGCGCGGATCAGCTCGTTTTCGGCCACCTTGCCGACCACCTGGAAGTAGTGGGCGAGCGCGCCGATCAGGGCCAGCACCACCACGCCGAACGCCAGGCCCACGCGCACGAGCATGCGGTGCTCGAGGCGAATCTTCTTCACCTTGGCGTCGCGATCCGGCACCAGCAGGATCGTGTACGACTTGTCCAACGAACCTCCGTGCGGCGGGAACCGATTTTCCCAACCGACCGCCCACGCGGTCGCTTCCCCGGCAAAATACAAACGGCAGGCCAGCGCGCCTAGCGGGGGAGCGTCGTTCAGTATCGGATGGCTAACGGGTGCGTCAAGGAATGCGCACCCACCTCGTACTACTCGATGCGCTGCACGGCGACGACGGTGATGTTGTCGTCGCCACCGCGAGAATTCGCGAGCTGGATCAAGAGGTCCGGCACTTGCGCAACGTCGGTGCGAACCACCGCGTCGCGGATCTCATCGGTGTCGATCAGGTTCGACAAGCCGTCCGAGCAGAGCAGAAATTTGTCGCCGGAGCGCGTCTCCACGCCGACCACGTCCACGAGCACGTCCTCCTCGAATCCGACCGAGCGGGTGATGATGTTCTTGAGGCGGCTGTGCTTTGCCTCCTCCTCGGTCAAAAGCCCCGCGCGCACCTGCTCGTTGACGAGCGAGTGGTCTTCGGAGAGCTGCCAGACCTGGGCGTCGCGGACCAGGTACGCGCGGCTGTCGCCGACGTGTCCGACGATGGCGTGATCGCCATGAACGAGCAGTGAGATGCAGGTGGTGCCCATCCCGGCGAGGTCAGGATTGGCGCGGCTGATCCGGAACACCGCCGCGCACGCGCCCTCCACCGCTTCGCGGAGGGCGCCGGCCAGCGGCGATTCGGGCAGCGCCGTCTGCGCGGAGAACGGATCGTCGACGCGCAGCTTCGCGGACATCAGCTCCTTCTCGATAGTCTGCACCGCGAGGCGGCTTGCGGTTTCGCCGCCCGCGTGGCCGCCCATCCCGTCGCAGACGACGTAGAGCCCGAGGTCCTCGTTGACCAGCCAGCTGTCCTCGTTGTGCTCGCGCTTCATCCCGGTATCGGTCCGGGCGGCACTGCGAAACGCGTCAGCACGGGCTTCCATTGCAGTGGACGAGTCTACACCTCACCCCGCTCTCCGGTCGGGCGCCGCGCGTCGTGTCCGTGCCCGCTCCAACAACTCGCGCGCATGTTGCAGGGCGACCTGCGTCGGCTGGCCGGAGAGGAGCCGCGCAAGCTCCTGCACCCGCGCCTCCCCCTCCACCGCCGCCACGCGGCTGTGCGTGCGGCCCCGGCGCACTTCCTTTTCGGCGACCTGGTGCCGCTCGGCGAACACCGCGATCTGCGGCAGGTGTGTGATGCAGATCACCTGCCGGCCCTTGGCGACCGCGGCGAGCGCGCGGCCGACCGCGTCCGCCGTCGCGCCGCCGATCCCGGCATCGACCTCGTCGAACAGATAGGTGTCCACATCGTCGGCGTCGGCGAGCACGCGCTTCACGGCCAGGAGCACGCGCGACAACTCGCCTCCCGAGGCGATGCGCGCCAGCGGGCGCAGCTCTTCGCCGGGATTGGGCGAGAGAAGCAGCTCGGCCGACTCGAGCCCACGGGGTCCGAGGACTTCCCCGCCCACCGGAATGCCTCCTTCGCCGGCCGGCCCGAACCGGACGGAGATCTCCGTGCGCGCCATGCCGAGGGCCGACAGCTCGGCCGCCA
It contains:
- a CDS encoding DUF2339 domain-containing protein; translated protein: MLEASMSEDGNPRSLEGRVAALEWEVRQLRGELIRTQGAGSRPSGAPPPLAAAAVEARFDTSAPARSTASSSRPAVEARSASRASPLDLETLVGRYGMLGLATLLALAAIGTFVSWAVARGLLGPTTRVAVGLVAAAAIAAAGLKLRSRSRSFGDSLLALALAAVHVCAWAAGPSLGLVPAPLALAFSALSSVALGAFALLEADEPLWCVGFGGACVAPFVTSTGQGTAPMLAAYATAVLVAGGSGLASRRWFVAGRIFAAGTTLFVVALLAMPAAQNAPLFAVGLPLVVAGFAVLPFARGEVLRPRLRTMGLLAAVASVRLAIAPLQWMGASGAAIAVGIAGCAWLVLLELSDGEPAGRLLDGLGESEEGPAAWIDGAVLPGLFLAALGIVLGRDAAPAFGVAAIVLLASAARRSEAVRDALAASTWAAAMTATWLTTGTVPTLAVSSLAWASIVLVWLGLLWVPSATWMWTSRLSLTAVGLWALALFAVRPQYELIPLASVESASAFAVALAWAAAAHAARKDDDEFSRFSARAGLGAFLFLWGHHELVHAISPNASSLLLIGYYAVTSVGFVGWGRARHSARLRRIGLGLGLIAAFLALRGAWQLPSAGTRIAAYLLVSVFLLGIAWWYRQPDEEAMPQTVH
- the secA gene encoding preprotein translocase subunit SecA — translated: MFNYVLRKIVGTKNQRELKRMQPLVARMNERESWAKSLSDEQMREQVRAWRKEVADTPELQKSAALDRILPDCFTLTREASVRALGMRHFDVQLIGGVGLHRGMIAEMKTGEGKTLVATLPCVLNALEGKGVHVVTVNDYLAKRDAEWMGRLYRHLGLSVGCVVHGLTDRQRQKEYGADITYGQNNEFGFDYLRDNMKFRLADYVQRELHYAIVDEVDSILIDEARTPLIISGPSEESTDKYYKINKVIPGLVRDRDFTVDEKARSVVLTDEGVEKVEGKLGVPNLYDPEQIETLHHVEQALRAHTLYRKDHEYVVKDGEVIIVDDFTGRLMPGRRWSDGLHQAVEAKENVKIENENQTLATVSFQNYFRLYTKLAGMTGTADTEASEFAQIYKLEVLVIPTNRVNIRKDLQDTVYKTEREKFKAVCDDVEERWKKGQPVLVGTVSIAKSEVLSGLLKKRGVSHDVLNAKQHEREAEIVAQAGRKGRITISTNMAGRGTDILLGGNPEFLAKREVGAEPNPLEIEGRLVQARVEKAKAEGDGKFAPVTAAEVEQVYRAEYAAWKERHDGAVAKYRDQCTKEHDEVVSLGGLHILGTERHESRRIDNQLRGRSGRQGDPGSSKFYLSLEDDLMRIFASDRIAKLMDTFGVQENEPIEHPWLTKAIEGAQTRVEGQNFDIRKNLLEYDDVMNQQRKTIYGMRKEVLAAAAGVPLVWFTEDPKTKKKTRHERVVGWKDQEEHLYDLLEDLIIEIVDEAVPRGKSDEFDTKALQVRAREQFNVDMGFEGAAPDKEKLQLDIFNVVEKKLKTKFEALGDDFRLYTQWLYLNTIDQLWKDHLLQMDHLRQGIHLRGYGQKDPKIEYKKEGFELFQIMKGRIAASTIAMVMRVEPVQQQAATPQPAQGRTSASLPPLPQRRQQQTIETHGESPTASGGQGGTAVQNQTAPIVRAGPRVGRNDPCPCGSGKKYKKCHLPLEEGGAPAE
- a CDS encoding M23 family metallopeptidase, with protein sequence MLVRVGLAFGVVVLALIGALAHYFQVVGKVAENELIRAENLELQNRWREAEQKFSHINDELDRVKRLNANLRHITSLNDPDRKLSMAQPDMGQMAPEFVGGGIATEPAQAGIGAVGTGRPPAAGGEGRMIADGDARPGTGDDSDLLKQLDSLDKKVKAQEQEARALKSYFEDQQALLASAPSIWPVRGWVTSDFSVRLDPYTGERVMHEGIDIATGMGTPVRAPADGTVVFAGQEGGYGHVLVLDHGYGLKTRYGHLQSINVKLGEKVKRGQFVAAVGNTGRSTGPHVHYEVRVNGVADNPRKFILEE
- a CDS encoding Stp1/IreP family PP2C-type Ser/Thr phosphatase: MEARADAFRSAARTDTGMKREHNEDSWLVNEDLGLYVVCDGMGGHAGGETASRLAVQTIEKELMSAKLRVDDPFSAQTALPESPLAGALREAVEGACAAVFRISRANPDLAGMGTTCISLLVHGDHAIVGHVGDSRAYLVRDAQVWQLSEDHSLVNEQVRAGLLTEEEAKHSRLKNIITRSVGFEEDVLVDVVGVETRSGDKFLLCSDGLSNLIDTDEIRDAVVRTDVAQVPDLLIQLANSRGGDDNITVVAVQRIE